The Verrucomicrobiota bacterium DNA window ATTGTGGAAGTTCGCAGCGTTCCGTCAGCCGGGCAGTATCTGGATACAATCCGGCTGACGCGCCTTGCGCTGCTTCCAGAATGAGCTGCACGATATGATCATTTCAAATCGAATTTGATATAAGGTCAGATTCCAGACAAGAGTTGCAGGACCGGTAAGGAAACCGGACGCCGGGCATGAGCTTCCGTGGGAACAGTCCTGGCAATACCGGTTTCGCAAAATTACAAATTTTTCCTCAGTCGGATGTGATTGTTTTTCACTTCGTTGGCGATCAAGACCTCGGTACAGTGGATGTCAGAAACGAAAGAATCGCCAAAGTTTAGGAGACAGCCAACTGATCAAGTAAAAGTTGAATAATTGCGAAGGAATGTGTGTGAATGTCTTCTGATTGACTAGGCGCGCGGACAAATGAAAATACGAAAAACAATTACATATTAACATATAACAGTATTATGTGGCCAGTATGATAAAGCACAGATCATCGGAGATGCCCGTTATACTTCGAGCGGGCCTAAAAAATTAATGACACGTAAAGTACCCGGTATTGTACCAGTATGCGGGGCAGAAAGTTTAAGGATCTCGATGGAAAACTGGACGGTATTAGGTGGATTTTATGCACGGGTTCGATCTGGACCAGTTGTCCGAAAGGTATGGAAAATGGAATAGCGTGTGGCGTTGGTTCAGCCGCATCTGCCGGAGCGGACTGTGGACTGAATTGCTCCGGATGATAGCCGCCGGGTACCCTGATCTGGCCCACCGAATAATGATCAATGCTTCTCATGTGAAGGCTCATCAGGATTCGACCCGATCGACCCTCAGCTCCGAAGAACAGAGGCTTGGCAAGACCTAGAAAGGCCGTAACACCAAGATTAGCGCTTGCGTAAACGCCTTGGGCAAGGCGCGACCTCAATGACTCTTGTTTGCGGCAATGAACGCGACCGCAAGAAGCTTCGATGCGGTTCTGCCCAAAGACTGTTCGGGCGTCCAAATATTAGCGGATAAAGCCTACGCGACGGCATCCGCCAAACTATTCTTGTTGTGGGAGGCATCGCGGTGATCCCTCCGAAGAAAAACCGCAAAGGCGACATCCCCTATGTCCGCGAACTGGGAAAACTAAATAGGGCTTCCTGAAAAAGTCCGACTCAGGCAGCGAGAGGTGATTCCTTCAGGTTGTGCTGTAAGAGGATTCGGACAAGTCTTGGAAGCGCCGAACTCAATGGGCGTTTGTTTGACGGTGTAACGAGAGTAATGAGGCACTCCGCGCACTGGATTTTGAGCCAACAAAGAACCTCACCGAAACGACTGCGAAAATGAACCATCATCGACGGATCAAGCAACCACTCCTGCCGGTATTCGCACAGTCCCCAAAAGTATTGCAGGTAAGGGGTCTCCGCGATCTGTTCGACGGTTTCCTCGTCGGTCACTCGCAGGCGTTCCTTGATCATGAGCGTTCCGAAGGCGATTCGTCCGCTCTTCGCAGGGGCTCCCATTCCCGTTCCTTCAAGGCTTTGACTGTAACACGCTTCGACTTCACCCCACGGAACCAGGGCCACTAGCTTTACCCAACGGTTGGAGGACAACAGCTTGCCTCCGAAGGGCAGGTATACTGCCGCGCATCAAGAATTGCGTTTTTTGGACCATTGTTAGTATCGATACGTGGTGCTATTCCTGTGTTTCGGCGAAACTGCCTCTTCAAAACATGATGCGCGGCAGTATAGAAATCAGCGTATTCTATTTGATCAGGGTCATTTCGATACATGGCAGGTGCACGGATTTGAAGGCTAATACTAATAATTCCGTGCACCTAAGCCACCAAAAGGTGACTGATTTCTCACGTTTTTCAAGGACTACCTAGTTTTTCAGGAAACTCTAAATAACACCGGGTTTGTCTTTTCCCGCTTTTACTTTATATCTGCCCGGTTAGATTCCAGTCTCAAATTATAGGTGGGTAAACTTGTTTTACAGATAATGGAGAAAGTCGCCGGTTCAGCGAAGGGAAGGTTTCTTGGGTACGCCCAAGAAATCAAACTAAGGGTGCTTGTAATTTATGCTAATTTGGAGATATGTCTTAAATCTGGATTCAGGACACTGTAGAATCCAAGTAAGAAGGTTGGAAAAATAATTGTTATACATGCACATCGATATTCGGAGGATAAAGTTTAGGAAATTAGATATTCGCAATTTGGACCTTCGAAAAACCGCTATTAGTTTAGCCGTCGGCCTTTTGGGTGTCGCGATCGTATCGCTCCCATTGATGGGATCTACGTTTCATCTGGATGCAATAGATACTGAAAATCGTCTTCCTTACCTGAGAATTCTTTTACTTTCCTCAGGAGTCTTTACCATTGGTTTGGCATTGATAATTTTTTCAATCAACCTGATGAAGAAGATTATTTGGGGAAGCCTTGTAGCACTTTTGTTTGTTGGATTTGCACTGGGTTGTTTTGCTTTGGGATTTTTTCTGAAATGTTTCCTAATAGTGATCGTAGCCTTAATGGCTGTCGCCTGGGAGATTGGAAAATTCGATGTAGAGTATTAACTCAACATGCGGGATTGCCATTATCGGTTTGAATTCCGCTTGGAAATGGATTTAAGACTGCTTCTCTTTAAAGACAGCCAACGCGGCGGGAGTAAAACAGCGAAACACGTTAAAGAAATATTTGGCCCTATTTCTTCATGGCACCGCAATCTGTTCCCTTCTTAGGGAATTGTATTTTCTATGTTCGTCGCTGAACTTAATCCGAAAGATTCTTAAAGAATTCTACGTGCTCACCGTTGGGGCCGATAATAAAAGCTAATCGGGCATGAATCCCTTCGAGCTGTAAGACTTTCGGTTCGATCCTTACGGCGTAACCGGCATCCCGGCAACGTTCTGTTGCGGCATCCACATCGTCAACGGCTAGAGCGAAATGAAATATGGTCAAGGAGGTGTTATCGTAATCGGGGAGGTCGTATTTTCCGTCCTTTAATGGAGAAAACAGTTCGATCAAATCTCCACCACCCATGTTGAGAAACAGAACCTCGCGATGGGGCAGTTGAAATCCGCCCACCTGTTCCATGCCCAGAATGTCGATATAGAAGCGCTTGGATTCCTCCCAGTCGCGGGTTTGAATTGCCAGGTGGTGCAGGCGGCCTTTTGCCGGGTTCATATTGTCTTGTCCGTTTTCCATATATACTTTCGATTGTTCTAAGTCCTCTCCGAGGGCTATCTTTAAGCTCTGTTCCATATTTCTTTCTATGAAAATTACTTCACTTACCCTGTATAAAGTTAAGCCCCGCTGGGTGTTTTTAAAAATCGAGACCGACGAAGGTATCTCAGGGTGGGGTGAGCCTATTGTCGAGAGCCGGGCTGAAACTTCCATTACTGCGGTAAAGGAGCTGGAAGGATTTTTGATTGGTGCGGACCCCAGTCGGATTGAGCATTTGTTTCAACTGATGTATCGTGGTACTTTCTACCGTGGTGGTCCTGTATTGATGAGTGCCATCTCCGGGGTTGAGCAGGCTCTGTGGGACATTCGCGGCAAGGCATTGGGGCTGCCCGTATACGAAATCATGGGTGGCGTTGTTCGGGACAAGATAAAAGCCTACGCCTGGGTTGGCGGGGACGATCCTGAAACTTCGGACGAAGATGCAAAAGTTCGATTGGAGCAAGGGTTTCGTAATATCAAGATGAATGCAGTAGGTGCCTGCGAACGCATTGGCAGTTATGGCGAAATAGATTCAGCCGTGGCACGTCTGGCCGCAGTACGTGAGGCGGTAGGCCCGGATGTAGGCATCGGAATCGATTTTCACGGGCGCGTTCACAAATCGATGGCCAAGACCTTGGTTAAGGAAATGGAACAATATCGCCCCATGTTTTATGAGGAGCCAGTGCTCCCTGAGCATCTGGACTTCCTGCCGGAGCTGGCTCGACATACTTCGATTCCGTTGGCGACGGGTGAACGGCTTTATGGTCGTTGGGGATTTAAGGAGCTTATTTCACAAGGAACAATTGATATAATTCAACCGGACCTATCCCACGCTGGTGGCATTTGGGAGACACGGAAAATCGCGGCTATGGCCGAGGCTTATGACATCGGTGTAGCACCCCATTGTCCTTTGGGTCCTTTGGCCCTGGCCAGTTCCATGCAGCTGGATGCCTGCACGCCCAATTTTGTCATTCAGGAGATGTCGATAAAAATGCAATACAACACCTCGGGTGATCTGCTCGACTGTGTGAAGAACAAGGATGTCTTCGATATTACCGACGGCTATCTAAGTTTGCCGAAACTTCCGGGACTCGGAATCGATATCGACGAAGAGGCGGTTATCGAAAATGACAAAGAAGGCTTTGCCTGGAAACCTCGCGACTGGCGACACGAAGACGGTTCGGTGGCAGAATGGTAGGCGGTGAAGCCGCAGGGTGAAAACTGAAGGTGTCAGTTGTCAGGTGAGAATGGGTTGGATTTCGGCCGAGTTGGGTGCTTATACCTTCTATGAGCTCAGTGAGCTTTCAAGCCTCCAGAGGTTTGTCGTCCGGATCGATTGGTTTTGTGCTATCGATGGTAAGCCAACATAGTGCGGTTATCACATATAAAATGGCAACCATGACAAACATCGGGTAATAATTGGTAATGGTTTCTGAAACACCGTTAACCAACTCAATGGTTGAGTAGTGGTCTAATAGTGGGCCTACCAAAAACCAGGGTATCAGGATAGCGCCTACATTACCTGCTGTGTTCACAATACTGAAAACGGTTGCCGAGTACCGACGACCTAAATCTGTGCAGGTTCCCCAGACGGTTGGTTGCGACCAGTCACTGAAAAACTTTACAAAGAACAGACCTATGGCGATGGCCAGGACATTATTTTGAGCTATGGTGGGAAATAAAACTATGGCCGCTATAATTTTTCCCGAGGATCCCATGATGCGTCTTCCCCATTTGCGGCTACCGGTTTTCCTGATTAGGTAATCATTTAAGAAACCACCGAAGAACCCCCCTAATGCTCCACCAAAAAGAGGGAAGCTTGCGTAGATGCCCATCTCGCCTAACGAAATTTGCTTCGAAAGAAAATAGCTGCCCAAAACAGAAGTGTAGACGACATCGGCTCCTGCATTTGCAACTTGGGCAAATACCATGATAGACAGTGCCC harbors:
- a CDS encoding VOC family protein yields the protein MEQSLKIALGEDLEQSKVYMENGQDNMNPAKGRLHHLAIQTRDWEESKRFYIDILGMEQVGGFQLPHREVLFLNMGGGDLIELFSPLKDGKYDLPDYDNTSLTIFHFALAVDDVDAATERCRDAGYAVRIEPKVLQLEGIHARLAFIIGPNGEHVEFFKNLSD
- the dgoD gene encoding galactonate dehydratase translates to MKITSLTLYKVKPRWVFLKIETDEGISGWGEPIVESRAETSITAVKELEGFLIGADPSRIEHLFQLMYRGTFYRGGPVLMSAISGVEQALWDIRGKALGLPVYEIMGGVVRDKIKAYAWVGGDDPETSDEDAKVRLEQGFRNIKMNAVGACERIGSYGEIDSAVARLAAVREAVGPDVGIGIDFHGRVHKSMAKTLVKEMEQYRPMFYEEPVLPEHLDFLPELARHTSIPLATGERLYGRWGFKELISQGTIDIIQPDLSHAGGIWETRKIAAMAEAYDIGVAPHCPLGPLALASSMQLDACTPNFVIQEMSIKMQYNTSGDLLDCVKNKDVFDITDGYLSLPKLPGLGIDIDEEAVIENDKEGFAWKPRDWRHEDGSVAEW